In Scheffersomyces stipitis CBS 6054 chromosome 8, complete sequence, one DNA window encodes the following:
- the AYR2 gene encoding 1-acyl dihydroxyacetone phosphate reductase (go_function oxidoreductase activity~go_process metabolism), whose product MSTTTPKRQKVALITGASSGIGYATSIEFAKRGYKVFAGARRLEPMEPLREHGVITFKLDVSSLESVKSAKQFIIEQTGDHYLDVLFNNAGQSCTFPAIDVTDEWFKQCFEVNVFGPMRLTRELSPLLINAKGAIGFTGSVSGVIPFPFSSTYSSTKAAIHQYAATLRIEMKPFGVKVLNFVTGGVNTDISDKRGLPSTSLFSTPDTAAALKERQEMAVRNNPMDPKEYARQVANDFESAVVGGKLHLYRGTMARFLGFYCLGIFPRFLVETVLIRHFKLVKVYAYLKDKYSKSKLE is encoded by the coding sequence ATGTCAACTACAACACCAAAGAGACAAAAGGTTGCGCTCATCACCGGAGCTTCGTCTGGGATCGGATATGCTACCTCCATTGAGTTTGCCAAAAGGGGATACAAGGTATTCGCCGGAGCCAGAAGATTGGAGCCTATGGAGCCATTGCGTGAACATGGTGTGATtaccttcaagttggatgTGTCCTCATTGGAAAGTGTCAAGAGTGCCAAGCAGTTTATTATTGAACAGACCGGAGATCACTACCTTGATGTACTTTTCAACAATGCTGGCCAATCGTGTACTTTCCCCGCTATTGATGTGACCGATGAATGGTTCAAACAGTGTTTTGAAGTCAATGTGTTTGGTCCCATGAGATTGACTCGTGAGTTGAGTCCTTTGCTCATCAATGCTAAGGGTGCCATTGGATTCACTGGTTCTGTCAGCGGTGTTattccatttccattttccTCAACCTATTCTTCCACCAAGGCAGCGATTCACCAATATGCTGCAACtttgagaattgaaatgaagCCATTCGGTGTCAAGGTGCTCAACTTCGTAACCGGTGGTGTTAACACGGACATCCTGGATAAAAGAGGCTTACCAAGcacttctttgttttccaCTCCGGATACGGCTGCTgctttgaaagaaagacaagaaatgGCCGTAAGAAACAACCCAATGGATCCGAAGGAGTACGCAAGACAAGTAGCCAACGATTTCGAACTGGCCGTTGTTGGAGGCAAATTGCACCTTTACAGGGGGACAATGGCTAGGTTCTTAGGTTTCTACTGTTTAGGAATTTTCCCcagatttcttgttgagacTGTTTTGATAAGGCACTTTAAGTTGGTTAAGGTGTACGCATACTTGAAGGATAAGTACTCTAAATCTAAACTCGAGTAG
- the MUC1.7 gene encoding Gastrin mucin-like protein (Mucin-like protein contains chitinase-like features possibly involved in adhesion; present in four nearly identical copies) produces the protein MDLDGESTDADENGDLEPSFETALSTTSEEPAQLRDNPMDGSVSQNQTQLSSTMDSFETSVSKNFHDHVIGQVHDQEMAANDENEMVSTSLESTSRSTDLPEQEDSLLIHHQHENAKTQKNKENLQNSQKNTGNLQNSKKNSKNSKNSKTTQPNVDQIFPILGTASKSAKTGLRTFNIAKQVPIPILNPKNGPSASQLQKVIVDRDSSPILQDAKTRRKQLTELHETTGHLSEEQYRQLANTYYLQKYANSLSDLNWAGQEERLKAWNVPQDFCLTALGEIARNSNEKRYVRLQIDAFYNKNDHLDQRHSMRAEEMAKIIEKHLTETIPNKWPMVSQNNNKTLNELHKSLEFLKSQFDPGSNDEFEATKDIKDKMQQLSREISFSATMRDVKDKFHTIVRDNTHVDFRFGSIVTQDRIPESAQQKSTPMTTWLERFQQLFHSPYVGSEDTFEFQLSLVRPKQLSNMYLVGIKASSDFPDPRDILDIMFHTKDFEIPQYIDTSLPSRKPSRRQDRIPYEILHQFIRKAPILNYTDKKADFTHVSFFLIGSNSDNIPNRKSIFLENVQLDIISSYQFCFRCHNNKHTTKRCPVPKSTTLFQSRPLTQWPTKVPSPNKQNHPITLTTGPRTTNQDGDGFSRPTKRSRQKTTPSPPTIPQQQNSFEVLPIEDLTTQEVTAEETEATRNRPNTVSSTPQAPSRHETPKAINKNNDKAPEISTQDDEMVYYTDDEEPSTINDEDTQLAPSTLIEQQQKNSKVDTTPNTPQYTTDMLPSKHAPKSNSRSQPVTPSRPTSMLPSKHAPITSSKSQPVTPARLGSKVLKPASTGKKPWTPTPTPRSTNGPSGSPARTPTTSIRLPSLLNNSRTNYSELRESQMGSTISFPESMRTSNLNIPDSSLILQTQIEEATQVDSPGQQQAPGHNPLTDDNSDLSMDIEDINVHSDNTNY, from the coding sequence ATGGACCTCGATGGCGAGTCCACAGATGCCGATGAAAACGGCGATTTAGAGCCATCTTTCGAGACAGCATTGTCAACTACTTCCGAGGAACCAGCCCAACTACGGGATAATCCCATGGACGGACTGGTTAGTCAGAACCAGACCCAATTAAGCTCCACTATGGACAGTTTTGAAACTTCGGTTtcgaaaaattttcacgaTCACGTGATCGGACAGGTACACGACCaggaaatggctgcaaatgatgaaaatgaaatggtTTCCACTTCTTTAGAATCTACCAGCAGATCAACTGATTtaccagaacaagaagactCTCTTCTTATTCACCATCAACATGAAAACGCCAAAACCcaaaaaaacaaagaaaattTACAAAACTCCCAAAAAAATACAGGAAACTTACAAAACTCAAAAAAAAACTCAAAAAACtcaaaaaattcaaaaacaaCTCAACCAAATGTTGATCAGATCTTCCCTATCTTAGGAACTGCCAGCAAATCAGCCAAAACAGGTTTACGTACCTTCAATATTGCCAAACAAGTACCAATCCCAATACTCAATCCAAAAAATGGCCCATCTGCTAGCCAACTCCAAAAGGTAATTGTGGACAGAGACTCCTCAcctattcttcaagacgCAAAAACTAGACGTAAGCAATTGACCGAACTACACGAAACTACCGGTCACctttcagaagaacaatACCGTCAATTAGCAAACACCTACTATCTCCAAAAATATGCCAACTCCCTTTCAGATCTCAATTGGGCGggacaagaagaaagacttaAGGCATGGAATGTGCCCCAAGATTTCTGCCTTACCGCACTCGGTGAGATTGCTCGAAATTCAAACGAGAAAAGATACGTACGTCTTCAAATAGACGCTTTCTATAACAAAAATGACCATCTCGACCAAAGGCATTCAATGCGGGCCGAGGAAATGGCcaaaataattgaaaaacACCTTACAGAGACTATCCCAAACAAATGGCCCATGGTCTCCCAAAACAATAACAAAACTTTAAATGAACTCCATAAATCCTTGGAGTTCTTAAAAAGTCAATTCGACCCCGGCTCAAATGACGAATTTGAAGCCACTAAGGACATAAAAGACAAAATGCAGCAATTGTCTAGAGAAATAAGTTTCAGCGCTACAATGAGAGATGTTAAAGACAAGTTCCATACAATTGTAAGAGATAACACTCATGTGGATTTTCGTTTCGGAAGCATAGTAACTCAGGATCGGATCCCAGAACTGGCTCAACAGAAATCAACACCCATGACAACTTGGCTTGaaagatttcaacaacttttccacTCACCTTACGTGGGCAGTGAAGACACCTTTGAATTTCAGCTCAGTCTTGTAAGGCCAAAGCAACTATCCAACATGTATCTAGTTGGCATAAAAGCTTCGTCGGACTTCCCAGATCCGCGAGACATCCTAGACATCATGTTCCACACaaaagattttgaaattcCTCAATACATCGATACATCCTTACCTTCTCGTAAACCCTCGAGACGACAGGACCGAATCCCGTACGAAATTCTACATCAATTCATAAGAAAGGCACCAATCTTAAATTACACTGACAAAAAAGCAGACTTTACACACgtcctgttcttcttgattggcAGCAACTCAGACAATATTCCCAACAGAAAGAgtatcttcttggaaaacgtCCAACTTGACATCATCTCTTCATACCAATTCTGTTTCAGATGccacaacaacaagcacACTACCAAAAGATGTCCAGTTCCCAAATCAACCACATTGTTCCAAAGTCGGCCCTTAACACAATGGCCCACTAAGGTACCATCCCCAAACAAACAGAACCATCCAATAACCCTCACCACGGGTCCCAGAACTACAAATCAAGACGGGGATGGCTTTAGTCGACCCACGAAAAGATCTAGACAAAAGACAACCCCCAGTCCACCAACTATCccacaacaacagaataGCTTCGAGGTGCTCCCGATAGAGGACCTCACAACACAAGAGGTTACAGCAGAGGAGACCGAAGCCACACGCAACCGGCCAAACACTGTTTCATCTACACCACAAGCACCATCACGTCACGAAACCCCGAAAGCCATTAACAAGAACAACGATAAAGCCCCTGAAATTTCAACACAAGACGATGAAATGGTGTACTACACCGATGACGAAGAACCCTCGACTATAAATGACGAGGACACCCAACTCGCTCCATCTACATTGATTGAGcaacaacaaaaaaattcaaaagtgGATACCACCCCAAATACTCCACAATACACTACTGACATGCTCCCTCTGAAGCATGCACCtaaatcaaattcaagatctcAACCGGTAACTCCCTCCCGGCCTACTAGCATGCTCCCTCTGAAGCATGCTCCCATAACTAGTTCCAAATCTCAACCGGTAACCCCTGCCCGGCTTGGATCCAAGGTCCTCAAACCTGCGTCAACAGGTAAGAAACCCTGGACACCGACACCCACTCCCAGGAGCACGAATGGCCCTAGTGGGTCCCCCGCAAGGACTCCGACCACGTCAATACGACTACCTTCTCTCCTAAACAACAGTAGAACAAACTATAGTGAATTAAGGGAATCACAAATGGGATCGACCATTAGTTTTCCTGAGTCTATGAGGACATCCAACCTCAACATCCCCGACTCTTCACTAATTCTACAAACTCAAATTGAGGAAGCAACTCAAGTAGATTCTCCAGGCCAACAACAGGCACCAGGTCACAATCCATTAACAGATGACAACCTGGACCTAAGTATGGACATAGAGGACATCAACGTTCATTCTGATAATACTAATTATTAA
- a CDS encoding predicted protein, translated as MVSWSSWLWHSLNTQNVPSSISGRIIFLLRRSINCSNQHANLNIFINVGESRRVFPSRRLFSSTSFLLSKVSLTFFTKKTCMLCTNARVVLTSTLENNALKTKEVDLKVIDIMEPENSEWFDKYCYDVPVLHVDRPDQKKPVKFMHYFYEDKLVEELTK; from the exons ATGGTTCTGTGGTCTAGTTGGTTATGGCATCTGCTTAACACGCAGAACGTCCCCAGTTCGATCCTGGGCAGAATCATTTTTTTGCTACGTAGATCCATTAATTGTTCCAATCAGCACGCTAATTTGAATATCTT CATCAATGTTGGGGAAAGCAGGAGGGTCTTCCCTAG CAGAAGACTCTTCTCAAGcacttcttttcttttgctGAAGGTATCCTTAACTTTCTTCACAAAAAAGACTTGCATGCTATGTACAAATGCCAGAGTCGTTTTAACGTCTACATTAGAGAATAATGCTCTCAAGaccaaagaagtagatttAAAGGTTATTGATATAATGGAGCCGGAAAACTCTGAATGGTTTGACAAGTACTGCTATGATGTTCCAGTACTTCACGTGGATCGCCCTGATCAGAAGAAGCCTGTCAAGTTCATGCACTATTTTTACGAGGATAAGCTCGTAGAAGAGCTTACCAAGTAA